One genomic segment of Dysosmobacter sp. Marseille-Q4140 includes these proteins:
- a CDS encoding aminopeptidase has protein sequence MEKSEYKQLKEQLLSKRKNGYDRAPEAERAAMEAYCADYKAFLDAGKTERLCAAEVIRLAEQAGYRPYERGQALAPGDKVYRCNRGKAVMLARIGKAPLSQGVQIAAAHIDAPRLDLKPNPLYEDGELAYFKTHYYGGIRKYQWVTVPLELHGVVALADGTSVRVHIGADPGDPRLVITDLLPHLGMEQNKKPLGEAVPGETLNLLLGSRPIGDSEESGRVKLAVMQLLNEKYGITEDDFTSAELEAVPAVTACDIGLDRSMIGAYGHDDRVCGYAALRALLDLEETPARTAVCVLADKEEIGSDGVTGMQSAAFDTFMEDLCEVQGAALRSCYEGSFCLSADVTAAFDPNFAEVFEKRNAAYLNYGIGLCKYTGARGKSGASDADAETVAYVRGLFDRSGVIWQIAELGKVDAGGGGTVAMYMANRNITTLDAGVPVLSMHAPFEVVSKLDCYETYKGMAAVYRAER, from the coding sequence ATGGAAAAGAGTGAGTACAAGCAGCTGAAGGAGCAGCTGCTTTCCAAGCGGAAGAACGGCTATGACCGCGCGCCGGAGGCGGAGCGGGCGGCTATGGAGGCATACTGCGCCGATTACAAGGCCTTTCTGGACGCCGGCAAGACCGAGCGGCTGTGCGCCGCGGAGGTGATCCGCCTGGCAGAGCAGGCCGGCTACCGCCCCTATGAGCGGGGCCAGGCCCTGGCCCCCGGCGACAAGGTGTACCGCTGCAACCGGGGCAAGGCGGTGATGCTGGCCCGCATCGGCAAGGCGCCCCTGAGCCAGGGCGTGCAGATCGCCGCGGCCCACATCGACGCCCCCCGTCTGGACCTCAAGCCCAACCCCCTCTATGAGGACGGGGAGCTGGCCTATTTCAAGACCCACTACTACGGCGGTATCCGCAAGTACCAGTGGGTCACCGTGCCCCTGGAGCTCCACGGCGTGGTGGCCCTGGCGGATGGCACCAGTGTCCGCGTCCACATCGGCGCGGACCCCGGCGATCCCCGGCTGGTCATCACAGATCTGCTGCCCCACCTGGGCATGGAGCAGAACAAGAAGCCCCTGGGCGAGGCGGTGCCCGGCGAGACGCTGAACCTGCTGCTGGGCAGCCGCCCCATCGGGGACAGCGAGGAGTCCGGCCGGGTGAAGCTGGCGGTGATGCAGCTGCTCAACGAGAAGTACGGCATCACCGAGGACGACTTCACCTCCGCGGAGCTGGAGGCGGTGCCGGCGGTGACCGCCTGCGACATCGGCCTGGACCGCAGCATGATCGGCGCCTACGGCCACGACGACCGGGTGTGCGGCTACGCCGCCCTGCGGGCCCTGCTGGACCTGGAGGAGACCCCGGCGCGCACTGCCGTGTGCGTCCTGGCGGACAAGGAGGAGATCGGCTCCGACGGCGTGACGGGCATGCAGTCCGCCGCTTTCGACACCTTTATGGAGGACCTGTGCGAGGTCCAGGGCGCGGCCCTGCGCAGCTGCTACGAGGGCTCTTTCTGCCTCAGCGCCGACGTGACCGCCGCCTTCGACCCCAACTTCGCCGAGGTCTTTGAAAAGCGCAACGCCGCCTACCTCAACTACGGCATCGGCCTTTGCAAGTACACCGGCGCCCGGGGCAAGTCCGGGGCCTCCGACGCCGACGCCGAGACCGTGGCCTACGTCCGCGGCCTCTTCGACCGCTCCGGCGTGATCTGGCAGATCGCGGAGCTGGGCAAGGTGGACGCCGGCGGCGGCGGCACCGTGGCTATGTATATGGCCAACCGCAACATCACCACTCTGGACGCCGGCGTTCCGGTGCTGAGCATGCACGCGCCCTTCGAGGTGGTGTCCAAGCTGGAC
- a CDS encoding threonylcarbamoyl-AMP synthase, translating to MHTLYFDLRDTKGQQKAIDDKIYSAAKILREGGLLGIPTETVYGLGANALDADAVRRIFEAKGRPQDNPLIIHVTGQQWLARYCSDVPPLAYVLARKFWPGPLTMILKRKPIIPDQTTAGLDTVGVRCPNHPVTLAIIREAGVPIAAPSANTSGRPSCTTAQDVLEDMDGKIAGVVDGGPCSVGVESTILDLTCDPPRLLRPGGLPLEELERLIGKIEVDKAVTGTLAEGEKPRAPGMKYRHYAPKAPVTVVTGKPEKSAQVIAQRVGPTSGVICFDEYAHLFPDQVVQTLGASADKLSQAQRVFDALRFFDGSAVTEIYAQCPDNRGLGLAIGNRLKKAAGFHVLEAEAEPVVLGLTGGTGAGKTSALRALESLGAVTIDCDALYHQMLDADQDLRQEIGNAFPGVFAADGRLDRQRLGQEVFASKERLERLNAIVFRYMEPELRQRLADNAGGLVAIDAISLLEGGLDRLCDRTIALTAPLELRVRRIMARDNISEQYARLRISAQKPDEYYRERCDLELNNAADSAEAFEAEAKRFFARLIETIKEEKAHGKE from the coding sequence ATGCACACATTGTATTTTGACCTGCGGGACACCAAGGGCCAGCAGAAGGCCATCGACGACAAGATCTACTCCGCGGCGAAGATCCTGCGGGAGGGCGGCCTCCTGGGTATCCCCACGGAGACGGTGTACGGTCTGGGGGCCAACGCCCTGGACGCCGATGCGGTCCGCCGCATCTTCGAGGCAAAGGGCCGTCCCCAGGACAACCCCCTCATCATCCACGTCACCGGCCAGCAGTGGCTGGCCCGCTATTGCAGCGACGTGCCGCCCCTGGCCTATGTGCTGGCCAGGAAGTTCTGGCCCGGCCCGCTGACCATGATCCTCAAGCGCAAGCCCATCATCCCGGATCAGACCACCGCCGGATTGGACACCGTGGGCGTCCGCTGCCCCAACCACCCAGTGACCCTGGCCATCATCCGGGAGGCAGGGGTGCCCATTGCGGCTCCCAGCGCCAACACCTCCGGCCGGCCCAGCTGCACCACCGCACAGGACGTGCTGGAGGATATGGACGGCAAGATCGCCGGCGTGGTGGACGGCGGACCCTGTTCCGTGGGTGTGGAGTCCACGATCCTGGATCTGACCTGCGATCCGCCCCGGCTGCTGCGCCCCGGCGGACTGCCTCTGGAGGAGCTGGAGCGTCTCATCGGCAAGATCGAGGTGGACAAGGCCGTCACCGGCACCCTGGCGGAGGGGGAGAAGCCCCGGGCTCCGGGCATGAAGTACCGTCACTACGCCCCCAAGGCGCCGGTCACCGTGGTCACTGGCAAGCCGGAGAAGTCCGCCCAGGTCATTGCCCAGCGGGTGGGCCCCACCTCCGGCGTCATCTGCTTCGACGAGTACGCTCACCTCTTCCCGGACCAGGTGGTCCAGACACTGGGCGCCTCTGCCGACAAGCTGTCCCAGGCCCAGCGGGTCTTTGACGCTCTGCGCTTCTTCGACGGCTCCGCCGTCACGGAGATCTACGCCCAATGCCCTGACAACCGCGGGCTGGGCCTTGCCATCGGTAACCGGCTGAAAAAGGCCGCCGGCTTCCACGTGCTGGAGGCGGAGGCGGAGCCGGTGGTGCTGGGCCTCACCGGCGGCACCGGCGCCGGCAAGACCAGCGCCCTGCGGGCCCTGGAGTCCCTGGGCGCGGTGACCATTGACTGCGACGCCCTGTATCATCAGATGCTGGATGCGGACCAGGACCTGCGCCAGGAGATCGGCAACGCCTTCCCAGGCGTGTTTGCCGCCGACGGCCGGCTGGACCGCCAGCGCCTGGGCCAGGAGGTCTTTGCCAGCAAGGAGCGGCTGGAGCGGCTCAACGCCATCGTGTTCCGCTATATGGAGCCGGAACTGCGCCAGCGGCTGGCGGACAATGCCGGCGGCCTGGTGGCCATCGACGCCATCAGCCTGCTGGAGGGCGGCCTGGACCGGCTGTGCGACCGGACCATCGCCCTGACGGCGCCGCTGGAGCTGCGGGTCCGGCGGATCATGGCCCGGGACAATATCTCCGAGCAATACGCCCGGCTGCGGATCTCCGCCCAGAAGCCCGACGAATACTACCGGGAGCGGTGCGATCTGGAGCTGAACAACGCCGCCGACAGCGCCGAGGCCTTCGAGGCGGAGGCGAAGCGCTTCTTCGCGCGGCTGATCGAGACCATCAAGGAGGAAAAAGCCCATGGAAAAGAGTGA